ATCCAGTATTATCAAGATGTTAAGGGGCGGCTGAGGCTGCCCCTTTTTGTCTACGAAGGCTGGGGTACCGTGGGGTTCCTTCTGTCATTGGCGTTAGTAGGCGGCATTCCCTAAAAACCACCCTAAGACCACCCCTGTGTGCGGGTCGTAAATTCCAACGGTCTCCTGTATCCTGTGGGATGAATATCGAGGGTATATCCGAATCCCGATGAAGGAAGAACGGATGGAGTGCGGCGGGAGTGAGCCGGCGGCAATTGGCTGCGGAAAGGATGGCAGGGACTGTGATGAGGAATGGAAAGGGAACCTTTGGATTTGTTGTCGTCTTGATGGTATTGCTCCTGGCGGGCGCAACCTGCGGCGAGGGGGCGTATCCCACGATCCTCCGGTGTACCGGCAAGAGCGTGAGGCTTCGTGCCGAGCCCGATACGACGTCGGATATCCTGGACAAGGCGGACGTGGGGGACAGGTTTATCGCCGTCGGGGAGACGTCTGTGGACGGCGCGGTCTGGTATGAGGTGGAGCTTTCGGCCGCGAAGGGAACGGCCTGGATCTTTGGAAAGTACGCCGAGGAGTACCTGGAGGAATCGGAGAGGACTCCGTCGGTTTTCGCCGCGGTTTCTACCGCAATCCGTATTTCTCGAAGCTTTGGCTACACACCCGAGAGGGCGCGCGCCCTCTTCGGCAAGCCCCAAAAGGAGACGAAGAAGAAAGTTTACATTGAGATGGCCGGGGAGAAACTCTGGGATGAGACCCTTATCTACCCCACTCATGAGGCCCATTATCTCGGGGGATATCTTATGAGCGTGAGGGTCCGCGAGGGGACGATGCCGTTCGGCGAGATCCGCCTCGGGGACCCGGCGGGGAAACTTGCCGAGGTCCTGGGCAATCCCAGCAGCAAGACGGATGAGAGTTGGTTCTACGAGCTGTCGGAACGCGAGGATTTGACGTTCGAGGTCGGGAATGGGCGCGTCGCGGCCATGATCTATGAACGGGCGATGGACTGATAGCTGAGTTGATCGGGGCAGGCGAATGATTTCGACGGTTCCACTGCGAGGCAGACAAAAAGGTATGGAGGAATGAATCGATGAAGAAGTTCTTTTGCGTTCTCTGTGCGATCGTCGTCCTGACGCTAACGGGTGCGGCAGTCGCCGCGCAGTTCGGTAAGGACGAGATGAAGCGGATGAGTATTTTCGTCAGCAACTTTACGGAACAGGGGCTCTACGACCTCGACGTGGAGCGCGAGAGTGACGGGATGCTCTGGCTGGGAGGGCCCGACGCCGCCCCGGACCTGATCCGCTTCGGAATCAGGCACAATTACATCAATAATTTCAAGAGCCGCATCAAGAAGTGTACGAAGAAAAACTGCGAGCATGGAAGCTTTACCCTCGACGGGAAGTTCGTCCAGGAGTCCGTGAAGAAGTACTTCGGCCTGGACGTGAAGAACCAGAGCGTGATGGATTCCGACCCGTCGTACCACTTTGACGGAAAGCTCTACCACTTCGATGGGGCGGACGGGGAGGCCGTGTACTACGCCGAGGTGACAAGCGCGTCCCGGAATGGCGACGAGATCGACATGAGCGGCGAGCTCTACAATACGGAGGACAAAAAGGACCGCCCCGCGACCTTCCGAGCCGTTGCGAGACCCTACAAGTGGAAGGGAAAGGACACCTGGTCCATCGTCCGCCTGAAGACCGACTTCAAATGAGGCCAGGGCTCTGCCGCATGGTTCCGCGATCGGGGGATCGGCGCCGCCGGCGAGGATTGCCCCGCATGGGATGACGCCCCTGCTTCTCCCAAAAACTGGCCCGTCGAAGCGGAGGAGGTGCCCCCCACCTCCGAACTCCGTTTGGCTTTGTCTGGGCGGCCCCCGTGTCGAGAGGCACGGGGATTTTTGTTTGGAGGGGCGTCATGAAACGCCCAATCTTCTTTGTCGACGGCTTCAACATGTACCACGCGCTTGATGAAGCCCCTGCCTTTCATAAGTACAAGTGGCTGGACCTCACGGACCCCGAACGTCCATTCCGATGCGTAAGCACACTGCCCCATAACGCACCGAGGGAGGCCGGAACCTCCCTCGTTATGCTTAGTTCAG
The sequence above is drawn from the uncultured Fretibacterium sp. genome and encodes:
- a CDS encoding SH3 domain-containing protein; translated protein: MRNGKGTFGFVVVLMVLLLAGATCGEGAYPTILRCTGKSVRLRAEPDTTSDILDKADVGDRFIAVGETSVDGAVWYEVELSAAKGTAWIFGKYAEEYLEESERTPSVFAAVSTAIRISRSFGYTPERARALFGKPQKETKKKVYIEMAGEKLWDETLIYPTHEAHYLGGYLMSVRVREGTMPFGEIRLGDPAGKLAEVLGNPSSKTDESWFYELSEREDLTFEVGNGRVAAMIYERAMD